DNA sequence from the Ruminococcus albus 7 = DSM 20455 genome:
TGAGCGTGCTGCAAAAGGAGAGTTGAAATTCTCCGAGGAATACAGACTACTGCACCTATAAGACGATTTGATGAAAAAGACATAAAAGGAGACAACATGATAAATGATATTTTTGATGAGCCTCTGGTGATCGAATGCGATAATATCAGGCTCAGACCCATAATGGAAGAAGATGCGGATGATCTTTACGAGATATTCTCAGATGATCAGGTGATGAAGTACTATGACCTTATGCCGCTGAAAAACCGCGATGAGGCAGACAGTCTTGCGAGGATGTTCATAAGAAGCCTTAAAGACAGGTCTATGGTGCGCTGGGGCATAGAGGAAAAATCCAGCGGAAAGCTCATTGGTACCTGCGGTTTTTTCTGTATCTCGGAACTGAACAAAAAGGCTGAGCTGGGTTATGAACTGAGGCGTGATCGCTGGGGCATGGGGATAATGTCCGAAGCATTGAGCGCTGCTATGAGGTTTATTTTCACAAAAACGGATATCAACCGCGTTGAAGCATTTGCAGAAGTACCGAATGTGGCATCTATGAAACTGCTGGACAAGCTGGGCTTTGTGAATGAAGGTACACTTCGCCAGTATGAAAGATGCAGGAATGCTCTGATAGATGTAACGATATGGAGCTATCTCAGGATAGACGGAAAATATTAGTATATCATATATAAAAGGCACTTCCTTTTGCGGGAAGTGCCTTGTTTTCGTTATTTTGTCTTTTCTGCGTAAATGGCTGCAACTTCATCGATGTCACCTGCGGCTATCAGTTCACCGTGTTCAAGGAGTATCGCTTTGTTGCATATCCTCTTTACCTGTTCAAGGGAGTGGGACACGAAAAGTACAGTCACGTTAGACTTGAACATACTCATTATCTTGGCTTCGCTCTTTTTGCGGAACTTTGCGTCACCGACTGAGAGTACTTCGTCAAGTATCAGTATATCCGGTTCGACCTGAGTAGCTATTGCAAATCCAAGCCTTGTTTTCATGCCCGATGAGTAGTTCTTTATGGGTACATCGATGAATTTTTCAAGCTCTGCGAACTTTACTATATCATCGAATTTTTTGTCAACGAATTCCTTTGAATAGCCCAGTACTGCGCTGTAAAGATAGATATTCTCGGCACCCGTGTACTGAGAATCAAAACCTGCACCGAGTTCAAGCAGAGGAACAAGTCTGCCGTGTCTGATGACTTCGCCCTCGGTAGGCTTGAAAACGCCTGCTATAACTTTCAGCAGGGTACTTTTGCCTGCGCCGTTAAGTCCGAGTATACCTACACGGTCGCCTTTTTCTACTTTGAAATTTACATTTTTAAGCGCCCAGAATTCGTTGTATTTCAGCTGACCTTTCAGCATTTTTATCACGTATTCTTTAAGGCTGTCAAGTTTTTCCTGACTGAGGTTGAACTTCATGCCGACGTTCTTTACCTCTATCGCATAATTAGACATTGAGTATTCCTTTCATTATGCCCTCTATGCAATCATGCAAAGAGGGCAGATGTTTTTATATATGAAGAATAAAATTATCCTGATGTTTCTTGAACATCAGTACGCCGACTATAACGGAAAGCACACTTACCGCCGCAGGCATTATCACCCATGCGGGAGAAGCGAACATATTCTCGCCGTATATTGCGGCTCTGAAATCCTTGATTATCGCATACAGCGGATTCAGCTTGAATATCCACTGATTAGCATTCAGCTGTTCGGGTACATAGAAGATAGCGCAGGTGTACATTATAAGCATCAGCGCAACATCCCAGAGATACTCAAGATCACGGAAGAATACCGACATGGTGGATAGTATCATGCCTGCCCCGAAGGTGAGCAGGAAAAGCATCATAAGGGGTACGATCGCTGTGAATATCCATAGCGTAGGCTTTACGCTGAAAACAAACATAGCGCCCACAAGCACTATCAGCGATATCGCAA
Encoded proteins:
- a CDS encoding GNAT family N-acetyltransferase — translated: MINDIFDEPLVIECDNIRLRPIMEEDADDLYEIFSDDQVMKYYDLMPLKNRDEADSLARMFIRSLKDRSMVRWGIEEKSSGKLIGTCGFFCISELNKKAELGYELRRDRWGMGIMSEALSAAMRFIFTKTDINRVEAFAEVPNVASMKLLDKLGFVNEGTLRQYERCRNALIDVTIWSYLRIDGKY
- a CDS encoding ABC transporter ATP-binding protein, with amino-acid sequence MSNYAIEVKNVGMKFNLSQEKLDSLKEYVIKMLKGQLKYNEFWALKNVNFKVEKGDRVGILGLNGAGKSTLLKVIAGVFKPTEGEVIRHGRLVPLLELGAGFDSQYTGAENIYLYSAVLGYSKEFVDKKFDDIVKFAELEKFIDVPIKNYSSGMKTRLGFAIATQVEPDILILDEVLSVGDAKFRKKSEAKIMSMFKSNVTVLFVSHSLEQVKRICNKAILLEHGELIAAGDIDEVAAIYAEKTK
- a CDS encoding ABC transporter permease; amino-acid sequence: MFKEQIETFKRYRFLLKELVKKGIKLKYRRSYLGILWTLLEPLLTTCVLSLVFGKFFQKGDKSFPVYILTGRLLYTCFSTGTKNAMKSIRQHAGMIKKVYVPKYIYPLSGVLFNFVIFAISLIVLVGAMFVFSVKPTLWIFTAIVPLMMLFLLTFGAGMILSTMSVFFRDLEYLWDVALMLIMYTCAIFYVPEQLNANQWIFKLNPLYAIIKDFRAAIYGENMFASPAWVIMPAAVSVLSVIVGVLMFKKHQDNFILHI